A region of the Chlamydia buteonis genome:
GCATGTTTGGTTCTAGAGGTGTAGGACTTGCAACTGGCACAGGAGAAGTTGTTTGAGGAACATTAGGTGTTGGATGAACTTTGACAACCACAGACTTATTTTCTGCAAATTGCACAGCTAATTCTTCTTTAGAAACACGCTGTGGAACCGCTTCTACGACAGGCTTTTCGATCTTCTCGACTTTTTCTTGTACTTTTTCTGCAGGAGGAGGGACAAATTCAACAAGTTTCGCAGGCAAGGGAGGGCATAATACATCTGCGTTCTTCTTATCTGCATGCTTTGCTGTAGTAAAGAGCACTAGCACCAAAACAGCATTCACTAAAGTTGCGATTATAATCGTATCTCTACGGTTCATATCTCTAATGCCTCCATCTCACCTACTAATTGCTTAAAGCAATCTCCTCTTTCCTCGAAGCTCCGAAATTGATCAAAACTTGCACATCCAGGAGATAATAAAATTACGTCACCAGGCTGTGCTATACTCTGGGCTACATTGACCGCTTCTTGTAGATCTCGAGCTTGCGTTAAAGGAAGACTACTACTAGATAAAGCTTGGGCAATCTCTGTCCGACACTCCCCCATAGCCACAACATGTTTTACAGTTTGAGTAAGGGCTGGAATCAAAGAAGCAAAGTTACTCCCTTTGTTTCTTCCCCCCAAAATAACAATAATGTTTTCTTTTACAGCTATTAGAGCCTTTTCTACTGAGCTCATAGTTGTAGCCTTACTATCGTTGATATAGCGCACGCCATCTTTTTCTCCCAGATATTCTATCCTATGGAGAGGTTTATCAAACGTAAGAACAGCCTGTAAAAACGACTCCAAAGGAATTCTAATCACTTCATTAGCTAAAGCGTAGCCAGCGCAATAATTATTCCTATCATGCAAGTATAATGGTTTTAATGCACTCCCTTTATCTAAAACTAAATTGATTTCTCTAGTAGAATCTAGATAGGATTTCCCAAAAGAAACACCATCGCCAACCCATAAAGATTCAGGAGATTGCAAACATTTAACAATATTACTTTTTGCTTCGCTATAGGCTTGTAGGGTGTAATGATAATCTAAATGGTTTTCTGAAATATTTAAAATAGTAGCTGCTGAAAGCACAGGGATCTCTATTTCTTGTTCCGCCAATTGAAACGAGCTAATTTCCACAACACGGATACCTTTCTGATACATTGCTTGAAGTATGGGGAAACCAATATTTCCCATAGCACAAGCAGACATCCCAATAGAACGCAGGAGATGGACTAAAAACAACACTGTTGTGGTTTTCCCTGCTGACCCTGTAACTCCAATGGAAGGATAACGATGAAATTCAGGATCTTGAAACGCTAACTGTATGTCAGTAACAATAGGAATCCCTCTACGTTTTGCTTCTACTATAAAAGGGTTTGAGGTTTTGATCCCTGGGGAACGTATAAATAGGTCTATATCTTCGGGGAATTCTTCGGCGATATCTAAATAACGTTCACAAAAGAAGTGGCAAGAATTTAGAGCCTCCAAAGATCCATCGATACCAATAACGTAATCTCCTCGATTACGGAGAAACTCTGCTGCAGATTTTCCTGTAACACCTGATCCCAAGACTAAGACACGTCGATTATTCACAAATTATCTCCATAATGCTGCGATGATCCCTAAAACCATACAGAAAAATCCTGCCATCCAAAAACGCTGGACCACTTGAGTTTCTGAGATACCTTTATACTCGTAGTGATGATGTAGTGGGGAGCATAGAAAAATACGTGTTTTCCTTAACCGACAACTAGCAATTTGTAAAATTACTGACCCTGCTTCTGCAACAAAAACCCCCCCGAGTACAATCAATAGTAATTCCGCACGAAGCATAACAGCACAGCTGCCCAAAACGCCTCCTATCAATAAGGATCCTGTATCTCCCATGAAAACCTGTGCTGGAGAACAATTGTATTTTAGAAAAGCCAGACTTACTCCTAGCAATGCAGCTAATAGCATAGAGATATCAGTCGCGAGAGGTATTGTAGTGCTTGAAACAGCAACAACCAGCAAACCAAAAGCACACATACACGTGGTGCCTGTTGCCAAACCGTCAAGACCATCAGTAAGATTTACTGCATTACCGGTTCCTACGATAGCTAGTACTGCTAGAATAAAATAAAAAAACTGCCCTAAAACAGAATTCCCGAAAGAAACAGATCCGAAAAAAGGAACTCTTAAAGTGTAAAATAGAGAAGTACCTTTATATATAAACATCACTGCCGTAGTGATCACTACGGATATAAAAAGCTGCAAAACAAATTTCTGTTTTGCTGAGATTCCATGTCCTTTCTTTTTTCTCTTTTTCACTATATCATCGTACCACCCTAGGCTGCTCCAACTGATTATCAAAAACACAAATAACCATGTTGAGAGTTTCCCTAAGGGCAACCAAAAAAAAATTGTTGATAACAAAACGATAACGAAAAGAATGCCTCCAGCTGTAGGTGTATGTTTTTTATCCTGATGAAGAACTTCTAATTTTTCACAGTATTCTTTTTGTACTTGATCATAATGATTGCGTTTCTTCAGCCAACGTATCACGGGCTTACCTAAGAAGATCCCGAGAATAAATGCCAGAGCAAATACTGTTAACAGAAAAAAAATCAAAGATTCATGAAGATAAAATCCAGAATTCATAAGTAAAGTATTGAAAATTAAAAACAGCTCAATAGAGATTCTAAAGCTAAAGATCGTGATCCTTTTAGCAAGACAATATCCCCTTGCTGGACGACTTTCTTTAAAATCTCTTCTATTCCCTGAGCAGATGGGTAGAAAGAAACTTCACAAGTGCCGTGTTTTAATAGATGCCGAATAGGCAACCACTTTTCGCCAATAAAGAAAATAATACTGGCTTTAGATAAAGCTTTATTAGCAACCACCGTATGGCCTTCCTCAGAATAATTTCCTAATTCTGCCATATGGCCTAAGATAAGTATTACTTTCCCTCCTTCTGAAGGATTAGGAATCGCATCCAAAGCAGCAATCATCGCCTCTGGACAAGCATTGTATGCATCATTGATTATTTGAATACCATTACGAACACTTTGCTCAAAACGCATAGGAGGAAGCTGTAAATCACAACAGGAATGAATAATTCTATCTACAGGGACATCAAGCAGCCATGCTAAAGACAGAGAAATTAACAAATTACTGTAAGCTGGCTTGTATGGGAATGCTACAGCGAAATCTATATCCCCCTCAGGAGTACTTATAACTACGCTATCCTTACGAATAGCCTTGTAATAAAAATCAGCTGTCTCATCATAAAAAGCAAAAGAAAACTTCTCAGCAGACACAGACTGTTTTATGAAGTGAGAATACCAAGGAGAGTCTTTAGGAAGAAGTTGCACACGACTATTGCGTAAAATATGGCTTTTTTCTGCAGCAATGCCTTGCACACCCTGATCTGGGAAATTCATAACATGTTGATCTGCTATATTAGTAATCACAGCAACCTCAGGTTCTACTATAGAGAGTAAATCCTGCATGTTCTTTGGTTCAGAAACTCCCATTTCTAAAATGACAAAATCTTCGTCTCCGTCTGCCATCAGCAAACTTAAAGGGACTGTAAGTTGGGAATTATAGCTTTTAGGGCTAGCATACACCCGGTACACGGAAGAAAGAAACGTTTTAGCGAAAGCTTTAGTAGTTGTCTTCCCTATGGAACCGGTAATCCCTACAATTGTTCCTTGAAATAAGTGACTTTGACTTTCTCCAGCTTCTTTTAAAGCTTCTGTAGTGTCACTAACAACTATTAATTCTAAACCAAAGGAATCTCCTTGGTAATCTTTAGAAACAACGGCGGCTACGGCTCCAGATTGCGCCGCCTGTTTGAGAAAACGATGACCATCCGTACACTGTCCAGAAAGAGCGAAAAATAAATCGCCTGGTCGCACCTGTCGACTATCAATGGCAACCCCAGAAATCTTTTTCCCAGACCTTGGGTATTTTACATTGGATAACATTAAGGTTACCCAATCTTCTAATAAGATAGATCGCATTCCTTGGCCTTTCTTCTCTTATTAAACATATACTCTTCAAGCAAATGTGCTCTAACGAGCATACCGTTTACAAGTTCTTAGGATTAAGCTTTGGAGCATTTCAAATATTCTGTTCGTTAATATAAATAAATATACTACATGAATGCAAGCAACGTTGTAAGGTGCTGGTAAGATTTCCTACTGACTATAAAATCCTATTTCGCTTAAACTAGGGTTTCCTTTCGCTTTCTTGGTGGCATAGCCAAGCGGTAAGGCCGAGGCCTGCAAAGCCTCTATCCCCGGTTCGATTCCGGGTGCCACCTTTCTTTTTACCTTTTTTATCTAATGTATTGTGCACTAAAAAGCGACTTGGTAGTGTGAGTTTTCCTTAAGGTTTCTCCTGGAGACTATCAATGTTAGACAAGGAAAATTCCCTTTACGATACAGATAAAACACTTTTCCATGGTATAGATAAAGTCTTTCATTCTATCAAGGATCATTATGGTCCTCTAACCTCATCTCGCTCTTTCTTTAAGAATCAGGGCTATCTTGTCCTATCTCGCATAACTCTCGTGGATCCCTATGAAAACATTGGTGTGGATTTTGCCAAAGCTATGGCTAAGCAAATCCATAAGAAATATCTTGATGGTGTAACAACTAGTATCATTTTACTTTATACTCTTCTCAAGGAAAGCTACTTTTTTTTAGATCAAGGGTTATCGCTTTACAAACTATGCTTTGCTTTAAGAAAAATGAAAGAAAAGCTTTTAACATCTTTGAAAAAGCACGCTTGGCCTTTAAAAGATGGTAATAAAGCCAAAGGCGTTGTTTTCTCTGCTCTTCCAGATTTAACGATTGCCACAGAAATGGCTGAGGCTTTTTCATCTGTAGGTTCTGATGGAGTTATATCATTATCACAACTTGAGATGTCTCATATTCAGATCACGCAAGGATTAAAAGTCCCTTGTGGCTATATTTTCCCTTACTTCATTTCTCAATCTACACAGAGGATAATCATACTTTCACAACCTCGTGTTTTCGTTACTGACAAAAAAATTACTACCGTCCTCTGTTTCCTTCCTCTATTACAAGAGTTACGTGAAAATGGAGAACATCTACTGATTTTTTGTAACGGCATAGATCCGGATGTCCTTTCTACATTCACTGTGAATAAACTTGAAGATCTCCTAGAAATTGTTGTTGTTGATTTGAGTAGATACCCTGATCTTGACCCTACCTTGTCTGAGGATATCACCTTATTCACAGGAACGAATGTGTTCTCTCAGGATTTTTCTCCAACAATACAGTTGCCCGAGCGTGTATCTTTAGGATCATGTGCTTCTATAAAAATTTCCGAAGAAGAAACAATAATCATTCGTGGGCATAGTGTTTCTGAAGTTTTAGCATTAAAAATACATCAACTCGAAGAAGAAATTCGCACGAGCTCCTGTCAGGAGAAAAAAACTATGTTAATCAAGAGAAAGCAGCGCTTACAGAGTTCCGTTGCTATAGTCCCTGTACGCGAAGAAAATAAACTTTTCTATTCTTTAGCCCTTTCCACATTAACTGCTGCCGTAAACAAAGGCTATATTCCTGGTGGAGGTGCTGGTCTATTTTATGCTTCTTTAGATCTGTGTGATAAGGAAGAACTCTCAGAAGAAGAACAAGCCGCCATTAAGATTTTACAAATGTGTTGTCGAGCTCCTTTAGAACAACTAATCAGGAATATGAAAATAGAAAGCCAGGTCGTTCTAGATAAACTGTTATCTCTATCAACACCTAGTTTAGGGATGAATGTCATTTCTCAACAAATAGAAGATCTTATTGCCTCAGGCATTCTAGATCCTCTATCCAAAATAGCGGATATTTTCTCCTTAGCCTTGGAAACAGGATTGAAAATACTGTCCTCAAAAGTAATCATTACCAATGCCAACAAGTAAATTATTCTTTCTTATCTTTTCTTTATGAAAACAGTTCGTCTGATACACTGAAAAGCCTAAAATTTTAGCCCCTTCCTATAAGATCTGCAAATAAAGCTGTTAATAAGAAAATCCCGACTCAGTACTATAAGTCCATTTTAGTACTGATTCCGGAAATATTTTAGAATGAGAACACTGTTTCCCATTTTTTTCGGAGATAAAAATTGTACTATTGTATTGCCTTTCTTAGTAAGAAAGAACTTGAATAGTTGAAGATCCGTAAAAGATCTTAAGAATAGTTAGATAGAGAAAACAGGAATGCTTTTTTATCAGCTGATTGAGCTGATAAATTACGCCAGCCTTTTGGGGAACAGGTGATATGTATAATAAACCTTCACAAGCTCATCGTATTATTCATATCTCTGATGTGCATTTTTGTGTTTTCCCTAAAAATCCATTAACCTGTTTCAATAAGAGATTTAAAGGAGCGTTACGCCAAGTATTTGGCGGTGTAACCTTTCAGTCTGCAACCATAGCAAAACGTTTTCCTGATTTAGCTGTAAAACTGCAAGCCGATAGTATTTGTATTACTGGTGACTTTTCTCTTACAGCTTTAGATACAGAATTTCTACTAGCTCAAGACTTTGTGAATACCCTATCACAAAATGCCTCTGTGTATGTACTTCCTGGGAATCATGACGTTTATACGCAAAAAGCATTGAATCAGCAGACCTTCTATTACTACTTCCCTAATGTACAATTACAAAACGAACAAATTTCCTTTAACAAACTCACGGATCATTGGTGGTTAGTCTTACTGGATTGTTCGTGTTTAAACGGATGGTTTTCTGCAAATGGCATGATAAAATCATCACAAATTTCTGTTTTAGAGAACTTTATCCTCAGTCTTCCTCCGCAGGAAAACATTATCATTGCCAATCACTATCCTCTCTTACCTACAAAAGACCCTTCTCATGATCTAATTAATCATCTGCTTTTACAACATGTTTTGAAAAAGTATCCTAATGTACGTTTATACCTTCATGGCCATAATCATCAGGCTGCTGTCTATAACTTCAAAGATCACGCACCAAATATGATTTTAAACAGTGGCTCTGTCTCGTTACCTTCTAATGCTCGTTTTCACATTATAGACCTATATCCTCAAGGATACCACGTATATACTGCAGCGATAACAAATCTCTTAAATACGCAAGAGCCTCTAGAAGTCTCTATAGAAGCCAATTTAGAGTCTTGGTAATTTTTCAAGCAAACGACAAAATTAAAAATACAAGAAACTGTGTAGAATAGCTACACACCTTCTTCACAAATTTTTTCTGCAATGGCACGAAATACCTCCGGAGTATTGGGTATTTCGCAGTGAGAAAGATCACGGGTGGATTCAGGCATAGCTATAAGCTTTTCAATCCAAACTTGCCTCTTCTTTTGTTCTTCGAGAACTAAAGCTTGATCCCGTAGTTTTTTCAGCAACTCTGCTTCCGCAGATAGCTCTTTTATTTTTTTTGTTCCCATACCACGGAATCTAAGAAAATCGTACTTTTTACACAATAGAACTTCTTATAATCAGAAGCTACTTGGAAACACGAGATTCATAACTTCCTGTACGTGTGTCTATTTTAACAACTTCACCTTCTTCTATGAAAATGGGGACCATAATTTTTGCTCCAGTATTTGTTACTGCAGGTTTTAATACTCTTCCCGAAGCTGTATCTCCACGCACACCTGGTGCCGTTTCAGCAATAGTAAGTTCCATAAAAATTGGAGGTTCTACAGCAATAACATTACCGTTGTATAAAACCAATGTATAGATAGTATCTTCTAATAACCACTGACGGATATTTTCTATTTTGTCCCAGAAGATGACTTCTTGCTCGAATGTTTCATCATCCATGAAGGTAGCACCTTCTTGATCTGAATACAGGAAACGCATCTGTTGTTCTCGCACATCTGCAGTTTCTACCGATTCTCCAGATTTAAACGTCCTTTCAATGACTCTTCCTGTAAGAAAATTTTTCACCTTGATCCTATTAAAGGCTTGGCCTTTTCCTGGTTTTACAAAGTCATTTTGCAAAATCAAATAGGGTTGACCATCTATTTCTATTCTTAATCCTACACGAAATTCACTAGTGCTTACACGAACCATGTGGCCTTTTATCCTTAAAATTCTCTTATTTATGTTATCTAGGATTTTCTCCTTTGTCCAGAAGAATGTCTTATATAAGACAGAATAAATATAGCGATTAATATCTATTGATTTTAGTTTAAACGTGCAATTTTCCTACATGCAGTATAAAGAAAGTTATTATTTGACATCGACAACATCTAGTTAAACTAGGGAGCAAAAGCATGTTTAAGCACAAAGAAACGAAAACTAATGAAGCCAAAATAGCCCAGGATACACTAGAGCGATATTCTGGATCGTCTATTGAAGAATTTTGTTCCTACCTACTTTTAACGAACTTTGCTCACTATACCCACGTATTTGCAGAAGCTTATCAGGTACCTATTTCAAAAGGATCTATGTTTTCTGCAGCACACGCTCCCCAAGTCAACGCGTCCATTTTGGATTTTAAATTAGGATCCCCTGGAGCAGCTTTAACTGTAGATTTATGTTCTTTTCTCCCTAACTTAAAAGCTGCAGTTATGCTTGGCATGTGTGGCGGTTTACGCTCGCACTATCAGGTTGGGGATTACTTTGTCCCCATAGCAAGTATTCGAGGAGAAGGAACCTCTGATGTCTATTTCCCTCCCGAAGTCCCTGCTTTAGCAAATTTCATAGTGCAAAAAACTATCACAGAAATATTAGAAGAGAAAAAATCAAGCTACCATATTGGAATTACTCACACCACAAATATCCGTTTTTGGGAGTTCAATAAAGAGTTCCGAAAGAAACTCTATGAAAATAAAGCGCAAACTATAGAAATGGAGTGTGCAACCCTATTTTCTGCAGGTTATAGAAGAAACCTTCCCATAGGAGGTTTATTGATTATTTCCGACTTACCCCTGAGAAGGGAGGGGATAAAAACTAAGGAAAGTGGGAATCATGTGTTGAAGACATATACACAAGATCACATCACTACAGGGATTGATGTCATTTCAAGATTAGACACAGTATTGCAAAACCGCCCTATAAAAGCCAATAAAGGCTTGCCTCATATGGAACTTGGAGAGGCGGATGATACCATGCCTAAAGATTCTGGCATTTCAGATAGCGATTATTGAGAAAGAATTCTCTGCAAAATGCAATCTGCAGTAAATCCACAAGCTTCCGCTACATCGGCGGGAGCTCCGGAATAACCAAACCTATCCATAGCAATAGCTAAGCCATTCGAACCGATATATTTATACCAACCCAATGCAGATCCTGCCTCTATAGATACTCTTAAACCTAAATCGCCACCGATCACACTTTCTCGGTATTCAAAATCTTGCTGTTCGAATAACTCCCAACAAGGGAAAGAAATTACACGAACTTTTTTATCCAAATGGATCAGCTCTTGTGCTACAGCTAAAGCTAAATGTAACTCCGATCCCGTAGCAAATAAAGTATAATCTGGTTTCCCTTGAGTCTCTTTTAAAACAATGTAGGCTCCTCGGCCTAAACCTTCTTTAAAGGGTCTGTTTGTTTGCGATAGCGTAGGCAAATTTTGCCGAGAAAGTATCAATGCTGTGGGGCCGGCATAACGCAATGCGGCATGCCAAGCTCCCTTAACTTCATTAGCATCCCCAGGACGGATAACTTGTAAACCTGGAATTGCTCGTAACGACATAATTTGTTCTATAGGCTGATGGGTAGGACCATCCTCACCAACAAAAATAGAGTCGTGGGTAAATTGATAAATCACTGGTAATTTTGCTAAAGCAGCCAAGCGAATAGCATTCCTTAGATAATCAGAAAATACTAAGAATGTTCCTCCAAAAGGCCGAAACACTTGTGAGTAAGCGAGGCCATTCATAATAGCTCCCATACCAAATTCTCGAACACCATACTTAATATTTCTACCCGAGAAATCATGGCTATTAATATCTTTAGCATCGGTTATCCAGGTCCCATCAGAACTCGATAGGTCTGCTGATCCTCCAATAAGAGAAGGGATATTCTTAGCTAAATCTTGAATAATCTTGTTAGATGCCGCGCGTCCAGCTATGTTCTCTGGCATTGCTACACCTTCGAGTATTACCTCTAGTTGCTCTGAGGAGAGGGGTGATTTTAATGAAAGAAACTCTTGATACAAGTCAGGGAATAGACGAGACCAAACACGAAAATTGTCTTGCCACTCTTCTTGAACTTTGCGATCTTCATGCAACTTATTAGAAAAGAAAGACTTTACTACAGGAGAAATGAAAAACTTCTCTTCAGGCAGATGCCAGAAACGTTTTGTCTGTTCTACACCAGCTTCTCCTAAAGGAGATCCATGCGCCTTATGGCTGCCTTCTTTAGGAGAGCCATGCCCAATGACTGTATGTGCTATTATTAATACAGGACGTTGCTGAGATTGCTTAACTTTCACAAACGTTTCATGAATGCCTAAGAAGTCGTACCCATCAACTTCATAAACTTCCCAACCGTAGGACTCAAAACGTTTTTTTACATCTTCTGAACTAACTTCTCCTAAAAAACCATCTAAGACAATATTGTTATAGTCATAAATCACTACAAGATTGTCTAAACCTAAAGTCCCTGCAAAGCTGCAGACTTCATGGCTAACGCCTTCCATCATACACCCATCACCAGCCAGGCAGTATACTTTACCATTAAAAATTTCATGCTCAGGACGATTAAAGCGGATTCCAAGCATCTTCATAGATAAAGCCATACCTACAGCATTACCTAATCCTTGACCTAAAGGCCCTGTAGTTGCTTCAACACCCTCCGTCTCTCCAAATTCTGGATGACCGGGAGTCCGGGAATGCAGCTGACGAAATTGCTGAAGATCCTCTAAAGAGACATCATACCCAGCAAGATGAAGACAGGCGTATAACAAAGCTGAACCATGCCCTGCAGACAAGACAAAACGATCTCTATCAATCCATAAAGGATCTTTTGGGTTGTGTCTTAAAACAGAACTGTATAGGTAAGCGGCAAGTTCCGCACAACCTAAAGGCAATCCCGGATGACCAGAACCAGCTTTTTGAATGATCTCTATACTCAATTGTTTAAGAGTTCCTGAGACCTTTTCCAAGATATCTATATCTACTTCTCTGTTCACCATTTATCAGACCTAAAAGCACTTCACAAGAATATAAATACCGAAATTATAGGGCATGCATTACCAAAAAGCAAGACTACTCGCAATATAAGATCCCTCAATGTCTTTATGACGATTTCTTACTTAGGCTCTCACAGGTGTATAGAACATTTTTTATGAATTAAGGACAAAAAGATTCTTTCTTAGGACAGGATTAGAGACTAAAATACATCTCTCCCATATAATCACAGGAAGTTCAACGTTTTTGACATTGCAAAGTCATTCCTTATGTTAAGTAACACTCTCCGATCTAATTTTTTAAAATTTTACGCTAACCGGCACCATACCATTGTTTCTTCCTCACCTGTCTTTCCTCATAACGACCCCTCCATTCTCTTTACCAACGCAGGAATGAATCAATTCAAGGATATTTTTTTAAACAAAGAAACCGTGAGCTATTCACG
Encoded here:
- the murD gene encoding UDP-N-acetylmuramoyl-L-alanine--D-glutamate ligase — protein: MNNRRVLVLGSGVTGKSAAEFLRNRGDYVIGIDGSLEALNSCHFFCERYLDIAEEFPEDIDLFIRSPGIKTSNPFIVEAKRRGIPIVTDIQLAFQDPEFHRYPSIGVTGSAGKTTTVLFLVHLLRSIGMSACAMGNIGFPILQAMYQKGIRVVEISSFQLAEQEIEIPVLSAATILNISENHLDYHYTLQAYSEAKSNIVKCLQSPESLWVGDGVSFGKSYLDSTREINLVLDKGSALKPLYLHDRNNYCAGYALANEVIRIPLESFLQAVLTFDKPLHRIEYLGEKDGVRYINDSKATTMSSVEKALIAVKENIIVILGGRNKGSNFASLIPALTQTVKHVVAMGECRTEIAQALSSSSLPLTQARDLQEAVNVAQSIAQPGDVILLSPGCASFDQFRSFEERGDCFKQLVGEMEALEI
- the mraY gene encoding phospho-N-acetylmuramoyl-pentapeptide-transferase; protein product: MNSGFYLHESLIFFLLTVFALAFILGIFLGKPVIRWLKKRNHYDQVQKEYCEKLEVLHQDKKHTPTAGGILFVIVLLSTIFFWLPLGKLSTWLFVFLIISWSSLGWYDDIVKKRKKKGHGISAKQKFVLQLFISVVITTAVMFIYKGTSLFYTLRVPFFGSVSFGNSVLGQFFYFILAVLAIVGTGNAVNLTDGLDGLATGTTCMCAFGLLVVAVSSTTIPLATDISMLLAALLGVSLAFLKYNCSPAQVFMGDTGSLLIGGVLGSCAVMLRAELLLIVLGGVFVAEAGSVILQIASCRLRKTRIFLCSPLHHHYEYKGISETQVVQRFWMAGFFCMVLGIIAALWR
- a CDS encoding UDP-N-acetylmuramoyl-tripeptide--D-alanyl-D-alanine ligase, whose amino-acid sequence is MRSILLEDWVTLMLSNVKYPRSGKKISGVAIDSRQVRPGDLFFALSGQCTDGHRFLKQAAQSGAVAAVVSKDYQGDSFGLELIVVSDTTEALKEAGESQSHLFQGTIVGITGSIGKTTTKAFAKTFLSSVYRVYASPKSYNSQLTVPLSLLMADGDEDFVILEMGVSEPKNMQDLLSIVEPEVAVITNIADQHVMNFPDQGVQGIAAEKSHILRNSRVQLLPKDSPWYSHFIKQSVSAEKFSFAFYDETADFYYKAIRKDSVVISTPEGDIDFAVAFPYKPAYSNLLISLSLAWLLDVPVDRIIHSCCDLQLPPMRFEQSVRNGIQIINDAYNACPEAMIAALDAIPNPSEGGKVILILGHMAELGNYSEEGHTVVANKALSKASIIFFIGEKWLPIRHLLKHGTCEVSFYPSAQGIEEILKKVVQQGDIVLLKGSRSLALESLLSCF
- the groEL3 gene encoding variant chaperonin GroEL3; translation: MLDKENSLYDTDKTLFHGIDKVFHSIKDHYGPLTSSRSFFKNQGYLVLSRITLVDPYENIGVDFAKAMAKQIHKKYLDGVTTSIILLYTLLKESYFFLDQGLSLYKLCFALRKMKEKLLTSLKKHAWPLKDGNKAKGVVFSALPDLTIATEMAEAFSSVGSDGVISLSQLEMSHIQITQGLKVPCGYIFPYFISQSTQRIIILSQPRVFVTDKKITTVLCFLPLLQELRENGEHLLIFCNGIDPDVLSTFTVNKLEDLLEIVVVDLSRYPDLDPTLSEDITLFTGTNVFSQDFSPTIQLPERVSLGSCASIKISEEETIIIRGHSVSEVLALKIHQLEEEIRTSSCQEKKTMLIKRKQRLQSSVAIVPVREENKLFYSLALSTLTAAVNKGYIPGGGAGLFYASLDLCDKEELSEEEQAAIKILQMCCRAPLEQLIRNMKIESQVVLDKLLSLSTPSLGMNVISQQIEDLIASGILDPLSKIADIFSLALETGLKILSSKVIITNANK
- a CDS encoding metallophosphoesterase family protein, whose product is MYNKPSQAHRIIHISDVHFCVFPKNPLTCFNKRFKGALRQVFGGVTFQSATIAKRFPDLAVKLQADSICITGDFSLTALDTEFLLAQDFVNTLSQNASVYVLPGNHDVYTQKALNQQTFYYYFPNVQLQNEQISFNKLTDHWWLVLLDCSCLNGWFSANGMIKSSQISVLENFILSLPPQENIIIANHYPLLPTKDPSHDLINHLLLQHVLKKYPNVRLYLHGHNHQAAVYNFKDHAPNMILNSGSVSLPSNARFHIIDLYPQGYHVYTAAITNLLNTQEPLEVSIEANLESW
- the efp gene encoding elongation factor P; the protein is MVRVSTSEFRVGLRIEIDGQPYLILQNDFVKPGKGQAFNRIKVKNFLTGRVIERTFKSGESVETADVREQQMRFLYSDQEGATFMDDETFEQEVIFWDKIENIRQWLLEDTIYTLVLYNGNVIAVEPPIFMELTIAETAPGVRGDTASGRVLKPAVTNTGAKIMVPIFIEEGEVVKIDTRTGSYESRVSK
- a CDS encoding AMP nucleosidase encodes the protein MFKHKETKTNEAKIAQDTLERYSGSSIEEFCSYLLLTNFAHYTHVFAEAYQVPISKGSMFSAAHAPQVNASILDFKLGSPGAALTVDLCSFLPNLKAAVMLGMCGGLRSHYQVGDYFVPIASIRGEGTSDVYFPPEVPALANFIVQKTITEILEEKKSSYHIGITHTTNIRFWEFNKEFRKKLYENKAQTIEMECATLFSAGYRRNLPIGGLLIISDLPLRREGIKTKESGNHVLKTYTQDHITTGIDVISRLDTVLQNRPIKANKGLPHMELGEADDTMPKDSGISDSDY
- the tkt gene encoding transketolase; amino-acid sequence: MVNREVDIDILEKVSGTLKQLSIEIIQKAGSGHPGLPLGCAELAAYLYSSVLRHNPKDPLWIDRDRFVLSAGHGSALLYACLHLAGYDVSLEDLQQFRQLHSRTPGHPEFGETEGVEATTGPLGQGLGNAVGMALSMKMLGIRFNRPEHEIFNGKVYCLAGDGCMMEGVSHEVCSFAGTLGLDNLVVIYDYNNIVLDGFLGEVSSEDVKKRFESYGWEVYEVDGYDFLGIHETFVKVKQSQQRPVLIIAHTVIGHGSPKEGSHKAHGSPLGEAGVEQTKRFWHLPEEKFFISPVVKSFFSNKLHEDRKVQEEWQDNFRVWSRLFPDLYQEFLSLKSPLSSEQLEVILEGVAMPENIAGRAASNKIIQDLAKNIPSLIGGSADLSSSDGTWITDAKDINSHDFSGRNIKYGVREFGMGAIMNGLAYSQVFRPFGGTFLVFSDYLRNAIRLAALAKLPVIYQFTHDSIFVGEDGPTHQPIEQIMSLRAIPGLQVIRPGDANEVKGAWHAALRYAGPTALILSRQNLPTLSQTNRPFKEGLGRGAYIVLKETQGKPDYTLFATGSELHLALAVAQELIHLDKKVRVISFPCWELFEQQDFEYRESVIGGDLGLRVSIEAGSALGWYKYIGSNGLAIAMDRFGYSGAPADVAEACGFTADCILQRILSQ